The DNA segment GGCCGGCATCTGGCGGCCCCCGGAGGACGGGTCGTCCCGCTTGCCGAACACCCCCAGGAACACGTCGTAGGGCGTGAGCCCGGCGGTCAGGCACACCGCCATGTCGCGGTAGTAAGGAACGAAGACGTCCTGGCCCTTCCGGAGGGGCCACGCCGTGGCGACCTGGCACCCCTCGTGGCCCGAGACCGGAACCACGAAGGGAGCCTTCCCCTGCCGGTTCAGCCGGAACTGGGCCTCGTCGCACAGCCGCGCCGTCACCATCATCCGGTACATGTCGAGGAGGTCCTGGTCGGACAGGCCGAGGGCGCGGTGCCTGGCCCGAGCTAGCCGTGTGGCCACGTCGAACCCCTTTCAAACGGAAAACGGCTGCTCGCGAAAGCGGCAGCCGCAGTGAACTCTCGAGGCCGCGATACGCACGCGGCGGAAAGTGGCTCCAAAGGCATGATCCGGCTGGAGTCTAGCACCGGCGGTTCCGTGCTCCGCCACGGTCGAGTCCGCGGGTAGCGTCCACGCGATCGGCCGGTAAGCTACGCGTCGACCATGGCCACCGACGAGGCGTTTCGCGCATCCGTGCTCGAGCTGGTGGGCCAGCTGGCGGAGGACGGCTCCGGCGGCATTCGGCCCGACTCCACGCTCTCCGACGTCGGGTTCGACTCGCTGGCGTTCGCGGAGCTCGCCGTGACGGTGGAGGAACGCTTCGGGATCGACCTGGTGGATGGGGTCCCGGCCTCCCCCCGGACCGTGGCCGACGTCGTCGAGCTGATCGAGACGGCCGGGGAAAGCCGGCGGGCGGGGGACGGGATCCGGGACGGGATCGGCAGGTTCCAGCGAGCCGCCGGTCGCACCGCCGGGGGCGTGCTGCGGTGGTGGTTCGACATCCGGGTGTGGGACGCCGAGCGCATGCCGGCGACCGGGCCCGTCGTGCTGTGCATGAACCACGAGAGCCTGCTGGACATCCCGGTGGCGGTGGTGGCCAGCCCCCGGCCGGTCACCTTCATGGCCAAGCGTGAGCTGTTCGGCAACCGGGCCACCGCGAGGCTGTTCCACGAGCTGGGAGGGTTCTCGGTGGATCGGGCCGCGTTCGACCTCCGGGCCATCACCATCGCCCTGGACGTCGCGCGAAGGGGCGAGGTCCTGGGGATGTACCCGGAGGGAACCCGAACGCCGGGCACGCTGCTGCCGTTCCTGCCCGGCGCGGCGTGGATTGCCCTGCACGCGGGGGCGTCGC comes from the Actinomycetota bacterium genome and includes:
- a CDS encoding 1-acyl-sn-glycerol-3-phosphate acyltransferase, with the protein product MATDEAFRASVLELVGQLAEDGSGGIRPDSTLSDVGFDSLAFAELAVTVEERFGIDLVDGVPASPRTVADVVELIETAGESRRAGDGIRDGIGRFQRAAGRTAGGVLRWWFDIRVWDAERMPATGPVVLCMNHESLLDIPVAVVASPRPVTFMAKRELFGNRATARLFHELGGFSVDRAAFDLRAITIALDVARRGEVLGMYPEGTRTPGTLLPFLPGAAWIALHAGASLVPCAITGTDAAMPPGTRIPKRVPVVVAFGRPIPVDPVDDRVKRRAEAVRLTAELRASIEGLLAEADHG